The Anolis carolinensis isolate JA03-04 chromosome 2, rAnoCar3.1.pri, whole genome shotgun sequence genome has a window encoding:
- the LOC100560507 gene encoding monoacylglycerol lipase ABHD6 has product MDLILLKIFLINLVTCFTLLLISLLTIYFLWPSKLMEMTNWFLSQKYGLKKNYVKHEGYQFCYYSQGKPGFEPSILLLHGFSLNKDMWLMSMPYFPKGTHSIFVDLPGHGETSCLPGDRYKAVDQAKRLHQFVECTGLCRTPFHLVGISMGGMIAGVYAALYPSDLCALSLLCPAGVKYPEDNVFMKHLKELNKNHKLDCDNPLVPLDVKGVRHLFKTGMFRSMFIPYQILKGLVKLREYDNQFYSKCFIDLAQDDNLYCLHDHINKITTPMQVIWGKDDIILDPSGAEILARAIPGTQVHLLDNCGHFILSDLPKIPIDLIMDFHTSVWFTMDKKLV; this is encoded by the exons ATGGATCTCATTTTACTCAAAATATTTCTCATCAACCTGGTCACATGCTTCACTTTATTATTGATTAGTCTTCTCACTATATATTTCCTGTGGCCTTCAAAGCTGATGGAGATGACAAATTG GTTCTTATCTCAGAAATATGGGTTAAAGAAGAACTATGTCAAGCATGAGGGTTACCAGTTCTGTTACTACTCCCAAGGAAAACCCGGTTTCGAGCCCTCCATCCTGTTGCTGCACGGCTTCTCGCTCAACAAGGACATGTGGCTAATGAGCATGCCA TATTTTCCTAAGGGCACCCACTCGATCTTTGTGGACTTGCCCGGACATGGGGAAACGTCTTGTTTGCCAGGAGACCGTTACAAGGCAGTGGATCAAGCCAAAAGGTTACACCAG TTTGTTGAGTGTACGGGTTTGTGCAGAACGCCTTTCCACCTAGTTGGCATCTCCATGGGCGGAATGATTGCTGGGGTTTATGCTGCTCTCTATCCATCAGACCTCTGTGCATTGTCCCTCCTTTGCCCAGCAG gTGTGAAGTATCCAGAAGATAATGTGTTCATGAAGCACTTGAAGGAGttgaataaaaaccacaaacttGATTGCGATAATCCTTTGGTACCTTTGGATGTAAAGGGAGTAAGACACCTTTTCAAAACTGGCATGTTCAGGTCTATGTTCATACCCTATCAG ATTTTGAAAGGACTAGTCAAACTGCGAGAATACGACAACCAATTTTACTCAAAAT GTTTTATAGACTTGGCCCAAGATGACAACTTGTACTGCCTTCATGACCACATAAACAAGATCACAACTCCAATGCAGGTTATCTGGGGAAAGGATGACATT ATATTGGATCCGTCTGGGGCAGAAATTTTAGCCAGAGCTATTCCTGGTACGCAAGTGCACTTATTGGATAACTGTGGACAtttcatattatctgatttgccCAAAATACCCATAGACCTTATCATGGACTTCCACACTTCAGTTTGGTTCACAATGGATAAGAAATTGGTATAA